From the Chryseobacterium fluminis genome, the window CAGGTTTTCACCATAGGACTACCTCAAAATCTTATCTTTGTAAAAATTATCAAGTATGGGAGTAGCAGATATGTTATTTAAACGTAAAAAAGAACAAGCAGAGAAAAACCTGAAAGACGGTCAGGAATATATGGCAGAATACGGCAAAAGAGAAAGCGTAGTAGAATTGCCGAGCGGGTTGCAGTACGAAATTATTACAGAAGGAGAGGGCGCAAAGCCGGGTCCGAAGTCCACCGTAAAATGTCATTATCACGGTACAATAATTTCCGGTAAGGTTTTCGACAGTTCTGTAAAAAGAGGAACGCCAGCATCTTTCCCTTTGAATAAAGTAATTAAGGGATGGACTGAAGCGCTTCAGCTAATGCCCGTAGGAAGCAAATGGAGACTGATTATACCCCCGCATCTGGCATACGGAGACCAGCAGATCAGTAAAGAGATCGGACCTAACAGTACCCTTGTTTTTGAAGTGGAATTGTTGGATATTAAATAAATTCAGATTAAAAAAAGCTTAAAAATTTACCTGGTTTCCGGGTAAATTTTTTTATTTATGTATCTTCGTATAAAGAAGCTCCGGTGCACAATGCGGCAATTAATAGCACACATCAATGAAAAAAATATTTTATCTTATTGCTGTTTTCAGTTTATTGATGTCCTGCGTTTCAAAGCGGAACCAGGTAATCAGGCAGAATATTCTTACCTTAAGAGACAGCTACTGTAAAGCACCTTTTCTGTATCATTACACTAATACTTTACCATCCTCCGATTCAGATTCTATTATAGCGGCCAATCAGGAACTGAAAGGATTGTTTTCTGATCAAAGCATCCTGATTCTGAACGCCCTTGGAAATCTTGACGAAGTACATAAAATCGTTGAACTTAAAAAAGATTCGACCATACAGTCCCAGGTGAAGGTTTTACAGCTGAAGAGCATCATCAACAGTAAAATTACCATCGCACTGACCGAACTGGACGCCGTAGCCGCGGAATTTGACTGCGAAGGGGAAAGGGTAGCCCAAATCGGAAACTATGTGGATAACCTGAATGCTTCCAGGAATAATAAACTTATTCTATATTCTATTGCAGCGGGCGCTGCTGCCTCTATTGCCGGAGGCATTGTGAAAGATAACGGGTGGAGTAATGCGATAGATATCAGCGGGGGGGTATTGGGAGCAGGATTTGGTCTCGCAACCCTTAATCCGAAAGGGAAAAAAGTAGAATTTATCCATTCCAGAAATCTTTTGCGGGATATATGGAAAGATAAACTGGAATCGCCCAATTTTCCACCATTTATCTGGTATATGTATACAGAAAAAAAGTTTTCAAATATGGAAAAGCATTCCATCATCAGCAGTATGAGAGAAAGGTGGCTCCATTATCAGTTTGATGATGACAAGGCCGCAGCGGACCAGTCTGTTATTTTCAGCGACGGAGGTTTTTACCGCGCGGATGATCTCCATAACCGTGCAGCCATGCTTAATCAGATGCAGTCTGCCACCAGGACCATTAATCAGAATATCAATTATTTACTCCTGGATCTGGATAAATTAATTCTTTAAGAAGAATTTAACTGTAATAATATTTGTTACAATTAAAATTTTATTTACCTTTGTCCGGTAATTCAATGAATAATACAAGATTTGCTACGGCAGTACATATCATGACCTTACTGGCTAAAAGTCCTCGGGAGTGGCTTACTTCTGAATGGCTGGCTGGCAGTATCAATATCAATCCCGCGGTTGTCCGGAAAGAGTTGAGCGTTCTGAGGGAAGCAGGATTAATAGTCAGCAGACAGGGAAAAGAAGGAGGAACCCGGCTTTCAGTAAATGCAGATGAAATTACGATTTCAGAAATTTATTCAGCTGTTAAAAATACAGACGTTCTGGGTAAAAAAAATCAAAACCCTAATCCGGTCTGTAGTGTAGGAAGGGATATTAACGATCATTTAACCGATCTGTTTGCTGAAACAGACAGACTGGTGCTTAATTTTTTAGGGAATAAGAGTCTGAAAGAATTTACAGATCAGTTTGAATAAATTTTTTTGACTTTAAATGTAACAAATTTTATTACAGTTAATTAAATAAATATTATGAAAAAAGTAGCAGTAATCGGCGCCACAGGATTTGTGGGAGCACAGGTTGTAAAAGAACTGGTTAACAGAGGTTATGAGGTAGAAGCAATTGTAAGAGATGCTTCAAAAGTTCAGGAAAGTGAGCAGGTAAGCGCAAAAAGCGTTGATGTGAATAATGTGGAAGAACTGTCGGATGCCGTTAAAGGAAATGATGCCGTCATCAGTGCATTTAATGCAGGCTGGACCAATCCTAATCTTTATGATGATTTCTTAAACGGATCCGTCAATATAGAAAAGGCAGTTGAAAATTCCGGGATAAAAAGATTCATTACCGTGGGTGGAGCAGGAAGCCTTTATATCGACGGGAAACAACTGGTAGACGGCCCGGATTTCCCTGCAGACATCAAACCGGGAGCTACGGCAGCAAGAGATTACTTAAATAAAATTAAAGAAAACAGTACATTGGATTGGACGTTCTTCAGCCCGGCTATTGAGATGCATCAGGGAACTGCAGGCGTGCGTACAGGGAAATACAGAACGGCGCTGGAAAACCCCGTTTTTGATGAAAATGGAAGAAGTGTGCTCTCGGTAGAAGATGTTGCGGTGGTTTTGGTAGACGAACTGGAACAGAACAATCACATCCGAGAACGATTTACAGCAGCATACTAATCTGTTATTTTACTGTTAATCAAATTAAAATAGAGGCGCTGAAGATGATCACCAGATTACTCAGGGAGCCGGTAAAATTAATAAAACGGCCGTTTCATGATAAAGTGAAACGGCCGTTTATTATTAACTGAAAATTTCTTACAAATTCATAAATAATTTCGGATTGACGGGCGTATTGTTTTTATGTACCTCATAATGTAAATGAGGACCTGTAGAACGGCCTGAGTTTCCGGACTTCGCAATGACCTGACCCACTTTTATTTTATCATTTACTTTGGCAATCAGTTGAGACAGGTGCCCGTAAAGGGTGGCCAGCCCATTCCCGTGAGAAACAATGACACAGTTTCCATAGCCTCCCTTCTGACCCGAGAAAATGACGGTTCCTGCAGCAGTAGCGATGACATCGGATCCAAACGGAACAGCAATGTCAAGTCCTTTATGAAACTGCATCTGATCAGCTTCGGCAGGTGGATTATTTTTTTCCGGCGGTTTCGTCGTTGCTGTATTTTTTACGGGTAAATTCGCGGCAGGGGCAGCAGCAGGCGCGGAACTTGCTTTTGGAGTTACCATCACTTTAACCTGCCTTTTATCTCCATAGCTGTCGGTAATTTCAATGATTTTTTCAACGGGTTCTGCCTTCACTTCTGGTTTCGGAGCGGCCGCCACGGCAGGTTTTGTTTCAGCGGCTGTGTTTCCCTTTACCGATGCATATACCGTCTTAAAAGGAATGGGATTTTTTCTGATTCCGAAATTAGATGAAATATAGCCGTCGGTAGGCATTCCCAAAGGGACCTGCATCAGTTTTTTCTGAAGATCCATCAGGTACTGGCTGTAGCGGTTGGCCTGCTTAGCCAGATAAATGGCGTTTGAAATACTGTCTTTGCTCAGAACCGTTACCTTTTCACTCGGGACATTTTTAGATTTCAGAAACGTATTCAGCTCGGTAACCGTCTGATCTACCAGGGTAAGGTCTGTTTTGATTTTTAAGTAATCGACACTGTCTTTCTCTGTGTTTATTTTTACAAGATTTACTTCATAGGTTTTATCATCTTTTTTTGAAAATAAGCTGGCTATAAAAATACCCTGTGCAAAAACGATAAGCAGAAGTGCTCCCAAAAGGAAATTCACATTCTTTTTGCGGCTCAGAAATTTCTTCATTTTTCTTTTCTTAGTATGAAACAAAGCGGTTTAAGTCTGCAAAATTAAATAAAAATAAATTTTCAGCATTATTTTTATTAACTTAATAAGTTTATGTGTTCGTTCTTACTTAATATTTCTTTGACTTGATTGGATGTTATTTAACATTCAATTGTGTAGTTATCCGGTAATAACGGATAATCCCCTTTTTTAGTGTGCCCGGAAAGATTTGAGTACAATTTTTTTTAACTTTCTATTTTAACTTTCAGCTTCGCAACTTATTCGGGGCAGAATAGCAGAATTAGCTGTAAATAAAAATTACAAAATAGAAGATGTTTTTGTCTTTTATTTTATATCTTTACCCAATAAAAATTAATTATCCTAATTTTGGAAATGCCATATGATGTCTGGTCAAGGATCAGACAGTAGAATACGGATCCAAAGTGGTGTGGAGATTTAATAACGCAAAAAGAATCTGATATGGGAGTTTTTTCTAAGACATGTGAGTATGCGATGCGGGCAGTATTTTATATTGCTCAGAAATCACATCAGGGCCATAAAACAGGGATCAGGGAAATTGCACAAAATATCAATTCTCCGGAATCTTTTCTGGCTAAAATTCTGCAGAAACTTAGCAGAGAAGGACTGATCAGTTCTGCAAAAGGCCCGAATGGAGGCTTCTATCTGGACGAGAAGGATCTGAGCCGTCCGCTGGCCGATATTGTTTCTGCGATAGAGGGAGACGATCTGTTTAAAGGTTGCGGAATGGGTCTGAGTTACTGTTCGGAATCTAACCCATGTCCTTTGCACGACGAATTCAAAAAAGTAAGAAGTCAAATTACGCTCATGCTGCATCAGACCACCATCGGAAAATTTAATAATGAATTAATCAATGGACAGTTAACTTTAAATAAGTGAAAAAAAAATTTAATCAAATAAAGGACATTTTTGTCCTTTATTATAATCTTTAATAAAATGACAGAAAATCAAAAAGAATTAGTGAAAAAAACAATCCCTGTTTTAAGAGAGCATGGAGTATTGTTGACGAGCCATTTTTATAACAGGATGTTTGAGCACAATCCTGAGCTGAAGCATGTTTTCAATATGGGAAATCAGAAGAATAAAAAGCAGCAGACCGCCTTGGCTATGACTGTTCTGGCCTATGCTGAACATATTGAAGATCCGGGTGTACTATTGCCGGTAATAGACAGCATAGGTCATAAGCATACCAGCTTAGATATTAGACGCGATCATTATCCCATTGTGGGAAAGCATTTAATTGCTTCCATTAAAGAAGTATTGGGAGATGACGCCAGTGATGAATTATTGGAAGCCTGGACGGTAGCTTATCAGCAATTAGCCGAATTAATGGCAGGTCATGAGCAGGATATTTACGATCAGAAAACGATCAGAAAGGGGGGCTGGGCCGGTTGGAGATCATTTGTAGTTCAGAGAAAAATAAAAGAATCGGAAGAGATTACCTCTTTTTATTTATATCCGTCAGATGGGGGAGCTGTTTCTGATTTTATTCCGGGACAATACCTCAGTGTAAGGCTGTTTCTTCCGGAACTCAATTTATTACAGCCCAGACAATACAGTATTTCGAGTTCGCCGAACGGCATGTATTACCGCATATCGGTGAAACGCGAAGCCGGAAGCCAGCATCCTGATGGGATGATCAGTAACCGTCTTCATCAGTTTATCCAGGAAGGTGACATAGTTGAGGTATCTGCTCCTGCCGGAAATTTTGTTTTAGATGTAAATTCCGATCATCCGAAAGTATTTATCAGCGGAGGGGTAGGCCAGACACCGCTCATGTCTATGCTTGAAAAGTTAATTTCAAATGATAATGCGGCTGGTGTGCCGATCACGTGGATTCATGGCTGCAGAAGCGAGGCGGTACATGCATTTAAAGACAGGTTAGAAGAACTGGCAAATCTGGATTGCTTAAAAAAACATATTTTTTACGACATTCCGGGAAAAGACGGTGCTGATTTTCACTCCGGCTGGGTAGATTTGTCCATGATTAAAGAAGATGTCCTGATGCCTGAATCCGACTTCTATATTTGCGGACCTGCGCCGTTTATCAGCAAACATTACCAGTTTCTTTTGCAGAATGGGGTCAGTAAAAAGCATATTCATTTTGAAGAATTCGGACCGGCTTCCCTGCAGTTGAATTAATCTTTGTTCTGCAGTTCATGCGATCAGGTAGAGTGCGGGTTTTGCTCAAATCGCTCAATGAGCTGCAGAATATACTTCGATAGCTGAGTCTCCTGAAAAGCTAAATCATTCGCGCAAAAAGAATTCAACATATGACAACTTTTGGAGTCTTTATTTTGTGGACTCTTCAATTGATAACCGCTATTGATAATTTCTATATAGGGATAAATTAATATGAAAAACCTTATGTTCGGGATTTTTTGTTTTAATTCTGCTATTCAGTAGGTTATTTTTAATAAGCCTTGCCTTCAGAGAGAGATCAGAATTCCGGAGCCGGATCGTTGAGGACCTTATAACAGGCTTGTTATTTTTATTTATTCTAAATATATTTAAATTTGTCACAAAATATATTCATGAAAAAAATATCCTTAGCCTTTATCATCAGCATCACGTTTGTTGGTTTTTTTAAAGCTCAATCCAATGCCTGTAACGCGGTGAATGTCCCTTACGTTGTCCCTCTCGATTCAGCCGTGCCTCCACTCTTTCCGGAATGTACTTCGGTAATTAATTACGGTACAGGAAACAGCTGGAAAATCGTAAATTTTCACGGCAATGGCTTTACAGGCAATATTTTAAGGTATCAGTATCACCAGACAAATCCTGCCAATACCTGGTTTTTTTCACGGGGAATCAATCTTACCGGCGGAACCCGATACAGAATAAAATATAAATATGGAAATTCCGGAATTTCCTACCCTGAAAAATTAAAAGTAGCCTACGGTATTTCAGCCTCTGAATCCGGAATGCTTTATCCATTGGCAGACCATCCCAATATAACGAACAGCATCGCCGCCGGTAACTCTGCAGATTTTACTCCTGCCAGTAGCGGAATTTATTATTTAGGATTTAAAGCCTATTCGGATGCTAATATGAACAGGCTGGAGTTAGATGATATCAATATTACCGTGGCGCCATTATGTGATGAGCCTTCGAATGTAGCTGTGAATACCATAACCGGCAGTACAGCTTCCGTCCAATGGGCAGCTCCGGCTTCACCACCCACAAACGGGTACGAATATTATATTTCTACCAGTAATACTGCTCCGGGCAGCGCTACGGTACCTACAGGTGCTGTCAATCAGTCATCCGTTCATTTATCCAACTTAAATCCGGCGTCAAAATATTACATATGGGTGAGATCGGTATGCTCGGCATCAGAAAAAAGTGTCTGGAGTGCGATTGCCAATTTCGTTACCGAATGCGCAGATATTGCGAATTTTACTGAGAATTTTGACTCCGGTCAGGTGGGTAAGTTACCAGGGTGCTGGAAGAATCTGGGAGCCGGGAATTATGCGGGAATTCAGCAGGAATCAGTGGGAAGCGCTCCCAATGCTTTGTATATCCATACATTTCTACCTTCTACCGGATTTATATCTTTGCCTCCGGTAAATACCTTACAGCTGGGGACACATCGTTTAAAATTTAAAGCAAGAGCCAACACAACTCCCGGCGGAACGGTAGAGATCGGTTATCTGGACAGTTCTGATCATTTCAATGTACTGACGACCTACACCTCTGCCAGCACCACTGCTGTTGATAATTTCTCGTT encodes:
- a CDS encoding FKBP-type peptidyl-prolyl cis-trans isomerase, with the translated sequence MGVADMLFKRKKEQAEKNLKDGQEYMAEYGKRESVVELPSGLQYEIITEGEGAKPGPKSTVKCHYHGTIISGKVFDSSVKRGTPASFPLNKVIKGWTEALQLMPVGSKWRLIIPPHLAYGDQQISKEIGPNSTLVFEVELLDIK
- a CDS encoding Rrf2 family transcriptional regulator → MNNTRFATAVHIMTLLAKSPREWLTSEWLAGSININPAVVRKELSVLREAGLIVSRQGKEGGTRLSVNADEITISEIYSAVKNTDVLGKKNQNPNPVCSVGRDINDHLTDLFAETDRLVLNFLGNKSLKEFTDQFE
- a CDS encoding NAD(P)-dependent oxidoreductase, giving the protein MKKVAVIGATGFVGAQVVKELVNRGYEVEAIVRDASKVQESEQVSAKSVDVNNVEELSDAVKGNDAVISAFNAGWTNPNLYDDFLNGSVNIEKAVENSGIKRFITVGGAGSLYIDGKQLVDGPDFPADIKPGATAARDYLNKIKENSTLDWTFFSPAIEMHQGTAGVRTGKYRTALENPVFDENGRSVLSVEDVAVVLVDELEQNNHIRERFTAAY
- a CDS encoding M23 family metallopeptidase produces the protein MKKFLSRKKNVNFLLGALLLIVFAQGIFIASLFSKKDDKTYEVNLVKINTEKDSVDYLKIKTDLTLVDQTVTELNTFLKSKNVPSEKVTVLSKDSISNAIYLAKQANRYSQYLMDLQKKLMQVPLGMPTDGYISSNFGIRKNPIPFKTVYASVKGNTAAETKPAVAAAPKPEVKAEPVEKIIEITDSYGDKRQVKVMVTPKASSAPAAAPAANLPVKNTATTKPPEKNNPPAEADQMQFHKGLDIAVPFGSDVIATAAGTVIFSGQKGGYGNCVIVSHGNGLATLYGHLSQLIAKVNDKIKVGQVIAKSGNSGRSTGPHLHYEVHKNNTPVNPKLFMNL
- a CDS encoding RrF2 family transcriptional regulator; this translates as MGVFSKTCEYAMRAVFYIAQKSHQGHKTGIREIAQNINSPESFLAKILQKLSREGLISSAKGPNGGFYLDEKDLSRPLADIVSAIEGDDLFKGCGMGLSYCSESNPCPLHDEFKKVRSQITLMLHQTTIGKFNNELINGQLTLNK
- the hmpA gene encoding NO-inducible flavohemoprotein produces the protein MTENQKELVKKTIPVLREHGVLLTSHFYNRMFEHNPELKHVFNMGNQKNKKQQTALAMTVLAYAEHIEDPGVLLPVIDSIGHKHTSLDIRRDHYPIVGKHLIASIKEVLGDDASDELLEAWTVAYQQLAELMAGHEQDIYDQKTIRKGGWAGWRSFVVQRKIKESEEITSFYLYPSDGGAVSDFIPGQYLSVRLFLPELNLLQPRQYSISSSPNGMYYRISVKREAGSQHPDGMISNRLHQFIQEGDIVEVSAPAGNFVLDVNSDHPKVFISGGVGQTPLMSMLEKLISNDNAAGVPITWIHGCRSEAVHAFKDRLEELANLDCLKKHIFYDIPGKDGADFHSGWVDLSMIKEDVLMPESDFYICGPAPFISKHYQFLLQNGVSKKHIHFEEFGPASLQLN
- a CDS encoding T9SS type A sorting domain-containing protein; the encoded protein is MKKISLAFIISITFVGFFKAQSNACNAVNVPYVVPLDSAVPPLFPECTSVINYGTGNSWKIVNFHGNGFTGNILRYQYHQTNPANTWFFSRGINLTGGTRYRIKYKYGNSGISYPEKLKVAYGISASESGMLYPLADHPNITNSIAAGNSADFTPASSGIYYLGFKAYSDANMNRLELDDINITVAPLCDEPSNVAVNTITGSTASVQWAAPASPPTNGYEYYISTSNTAPGSATVPTGAVNQSSVHLSNLNPASKYYIWVRSVCSASEKSVWSAIANFVTECADIANFTENFDSGQVGKLPGCWKNLGAGNYAGIQQESVGSAPNALYIHTFLPSTGFISLPPVNTLQLGTHRLKFKARANTTPGGTVEIGYLDSSDHFNVLTTYTSASTTAVDNFSFAIPVLPAGVNRLAMKHTGNPSYSVLIDDIIYEESPLLAVGDAEKEQLRIYPNPFKNALHIDRDQNIKSIRIYDVSGKMVRMIRNPTSVLHLEELSAGMYIFVMEDDQGGKVIKKMSKQQ